The following proteins come from a genomic window of Kocuria palustris:
- the cobA gene encoding uroporphyrinogen-III C-methyltransferase, producing MLLDTSVDGVRLLLLGADDDSRPARRLRAAGAEVRAVAGPAGAAGAGSGAAAEAGETPGDEAAAEQALRGGAPGLVVVVDDRAPWEGLLLRLREAHGPVPVSVVPAPGKGVSLVGGGPGAPELMTVRGLEAVADADVVLLDRLAPQGVVEAQAPHAEIVRVGKWPGHHPVPQEQIQRQLLTAASRGRRVVRLKGGDPYVFGRGGEEAADCESWGIPVETVPGITSAVAVPGAAGIPLTFREVSRAFTVASGHVPFDDDELAGFARLLGTGATLVVLMGVSTLPQLVSGLMRAGASPELPIAVVEKGFSPDQRTLTGQLGSAVVDLASAVSPAVTVIGPVAALAAEDRERVLGELTPHRAVAPPDTAQNDLPLAGRRIAVTAHRRAEDQMGALRRRGAEVLAAPSLKLVPVEQEEQVIADTRRLLAARPGLFVITTGYGFKRWWEVIEAAGLSQEALEVLSEADLWVRGPKGRAAVRNLGLQDAGISPDETLPRLVDLLQEAYGRGLSGAVVGWQENGFADRDQRQRLAEAGAQILTVTPHRWADADETGAVPELVREVCARRIDAVTFTSAAGAQALVSAAAALGLAEDFAAAFDPGQDASARAVVAATVGPVTAQPLEEAGIPALVPERFRMGAMINQLCDVLGPGPQR from the coding sequence ATGCTTCTCGACACCTCTGTGGACGGCGTTCGCCTCCTGCTGCTCGGCGCCGACGACGACTCCCGCCCGGCCAGGCGCTTGCGCGCCGCCGGCGCCGAGGTCCGCGCGGTCGCCGGTCCGGCTGGTGCCGCCGGTGCTGGTTCCGGCGCCGCGGCCGAGGCGGGCGAGACACCCGGCGACGAGGCCGCTGCCGAGCAGGCCCTGAGAGGCGGGGCACCGGGACTCGTCGTCGTGGTCGACGATCGCGCCCCTTGGGAGGGGCTGCTGCTGCGGCTCCGTGAAGCCCACGGACCCGTGCCGGTCTCGGTCGTGCCCGCCCCCGGCAAGGGCGTGTCCCTGGTGGGCGGCGGCCCCGGTGCGCCGGAGCTGATGACAGTGCGCGGGCTGGAGGCCGTGGCCGATGCCGACGTCGTGCTGCTGGACCGGCTGGCCCCGCAGGGCGTCGTCGAGGCCCAGGCCCCGCACGCCGAGATCGTGCGCGTGGGCAAGTGGCCCGGGCACCACCCGGTGCCCCAGGAGCAGATCCAGCGCCAGCTGCTCACCGCGGCCTCCCGCGGCCGCCGCGTGGTGCGCCTCAAGGGCGGGGATCCCTACGTCTTCGGCCGCGGCGGGGAGGAGGCCGCCGACTGCGAGTCCTGGGGCATCCCCGTGGAGACCGTTCCCGGCATCACCTCCGCCGTGGCCGTGCCCGGCGCGGCTGGTATTCCACTGACCTTCCGCGAGGTCTCCCGGGCCTTCACCGTGGCCTCCGGGCACGTGCCCTTCGACGACGACGAGCTGGCCGGCTTCGCGCGGCTGCTGGGCACCGGAGCCACCCTCGTGGTGCTGATGGGGGTCTCCACCCTGCCGCAGCTCGTGAGCGGGCTGATGCGCGCCGGGGCCTCCCCCGAGCTGCCGATCGCCGTGGTGGAGAAGGGCTTCTCCCCCGATCAGCGCACGCTCACGGGCCAGCTGGGCAGCGCCGTCGTAGACCTGGCCTCGGCGGTCTCGCCCGCGGTGACCGTGATCGGGCCGGTCGCCGCGCTGGCCGCCGAGGACCGCGAGCGCGTGCTCGGCGAGCTCACCCCGCACCGGGCCGTGGCACCGCCCGACACCGCGCAGAACGACCTGCCGCTGGCCGGGCGGCGCATCGCGGTGACCGCCCACCGCCGGGCCGAGGACCAGATGGGCGCGCTGCGCCGTCGCGGGGCCGAGGTCCTGGCCGCTCCGTCGCTGAAGCTCGTGCCCGTGGAGCAGGAAGAGCAGGTCATCGCCGACACGCGCCGCCTGCTGGCCGCACGCCCGGGGCTGTTCGTGATCACCACGGGCTACGGCTTCAAGCGGTGGTGGGAGGTCATCGAGGCGGCTGGGCTGTCCCAGGAAGCGCTCGAGGTGCTCTCTGAGGCCGATCTGTGGGTGCGCGGGCCCAAGGGACGGGCGGCCGTGCGCAATCTGGGGCTGCAGGACGCGGGCATCTCCCCCGACGAGACCCTGCCCCGTCTCGTCGACCTGCTGCAGGAGGCCTACGGCCGCGGCCTCAGCGGCGCCGTGGTGGGCTGGCAGGAGAACGGGTTCGCGGATCGGGACCAGCGTCAGCGCCTGGCCGAGGCCGGGGCGCAGATCCTGACGGTCACCCCGCACCGATGGGCCGACGCCGATGAGACCGGCGCCGTGCCCGAACTCGTGCGCGAGGTCTGCGCCCGACGGATCGATGCAGTCACCTTCACCTCGGCCGCCGGCGCCCAGGCCCTCGTCTCCGCAGCCGCCGCCCTGGGACTGGCCGAGGACTTCGCAGCGGCCTTCGACCCGGGGCAGGACGCATCGGCCCGCGCGGTGGTCGCGGCGACTGTGGGGCCGGTGAC